GACAATTTCCGCGCGCTCTGCCATTCAGGCGGCGTCTCCATGGTCATGGTCACGCATGACCCCAAGATGGCCGAGTTCTGCGACAGCGTCTATACGCTGGAGGACGGCATCCTCCACTGCCGCAAGCACGAGCTCGCCGACCTCAAGGAGGGCGCCACCAAGAGCCTGCTCGCCGCGCCAGACCCCATCGTGCGCGGGGCGCTCGTGGCCGAGCGTTTTCCCGAGCCTTCGGGCCAGTGCCTCATGGAGATCGCCCACCATCTGCATGCGGCCGGCCTGCTCTCGCGCATCTATGCCATCAGGGGCAGCGGCCTGCTCGGCAACCCGGCGGGCTATGCCCTGCCGCTCGCCGTGCGCCGCATCGGCCTCTGGCATGCGCCGGCGGCGCTCGGGGCGCTGGTGAGGCGCGCCCGGGCCTCGCAGTCCCTGTGGTCACTGTGGCGGCACATGCCCCATTCCCGCTGGGGGCGCGGCTTTTTCGCCCAGGTCTGGGCCTTTGCCTGCGGCACCCTGCTCGCCCGCTGGGGCCTCCAGGAGCGCATCGAATTTTTCTACGCCTCGGGGGCCGGCAACCAGGCCACGGCCAGCCTCGTTGCGGCGCGCCTGCTCCGGCTGCCCTTCGCTTTTTCCGTGCGCGCGCAGGATCTCTCCCTCAACGGCGCGGACTGGGCCGTCAAGGCGCAAGAGGCCGTCTTCGTGCGGTGCGACACCGAGGCCGTGGTCCGCGCGCTGCGCGAACGCCTGCCCGGCCTTCCCGCGGACAAGATCGTCCTTTTGCGCGACCCGCTGACCCTCACGCCCCCCGAGGAAGAGGTGGAGACCATCCCGACGCCGGCGGGCAGCGCGCCCGAAGCTGTCAAGCCGCTGGAACTGCTCGCCGTGGGCACCATCGCCCCGCGCAAGGGCTATGACCTGCTCTTGCGGGCCTGCGCGCGGCTGAAACAGGCCGGCATCGACTTCCGCCTGGCCATCGTGGGCCAGGGGCCCGCGCGGCTCAAGCTGCGCTGGCTTTCGTGGCGGCTCGGGCTCAGGCGCCTCGTGCGTTTTGCAGGGGAGGTGGCCCATGAGAAGATGGCCGAGACCTACCGGCATACGGACATCTTCGTTTCGCCCGGCATAAAGACGCGCAAGGGCGAGATGGACGGGCTGCCCTCGGCGCTCGCCGAGGCCATGGCCTTCGGCATCGCCGTGGTGGTGAGCGACCTGCCGGGCCAGCTCGAAGCGGTGGAAAACGGGGTCACCGGCCTCGTGGTGCCGCAGAATGATGTGCCGGCGCTGGCGCAGGCGCTGGAGCGCCTTGCCAAAGACCCTGAGGAGCGCAAGCGCCTGGGCGCCGCCGCGCGCCAGCGCATCCACGCCCTGCTGGACGCGCAGGCGAGCGAGGAGAAGCTCAAGGAGCTGTTCATCGAGGCCGCGCGTTCCGCCGCCCGGGCCAAGGAAGGGGCCGGCGCGGCGCCCGGGGGTGCGGAAACGTCCGCGGCAGCCGGCGCAGGCGCCCCCGCAAACGCCCCCGGCGAAGTGGCGACGTCCGCCCCCGTGGGAGGCTCCCCCGGCAAGGGCAGGCCGCCCGCGAAAAAGGGGCGCTGATGGACTTTTCGGGCACGGCCATCCTGGTGGCGGGCGATGTCATGCTCGACCGCTATCTCGCCGGCGACGTGGCGCGCATCTCGCCCGAGGCGCCCGTGCCCGTGGTGCGCCTCGAAAAGCGCTGGAGCGTGCCGGGTGGCGCGGGCAACGTGGCCCGCAACCTTTCGCGGCTCGGCGTGGCCGCGCGGCTGGTGGGCCTTGTGGGGGACGATGCCGAGGGCCGCACCCTGCGCGCGGCCGTGGCGGCCGAAGGCATCGAGGACGCCCTGGCCCTCTCGCATGACCGCGCCACCACCAGCAAGACGCGCATCCTCGGGCATGGCCAGCAGCTCCTGCGCCTTGACGAAGAGCGCGTGACGCCCCTCACCCCCGCCGAGCTCGAGCCCCTGCGCGCGGCCGTGGCGCGGCTCTTGCCGGGCTGCGGCGCTGTCATCATTTCGGATTACGGCAAGGGCGTCTTCCTGCGCCGCGAGGATGGCGCAAGCCTCTGCGCGGACATCATGGCGCAGGCCAAGGCAGCGGGCGTCCCCGTGCTTGTGGACCCCAAGGGGAAGGACTGGTCGCGCTATGCGGGCGCGGCCTGCGTGACGCCCAACACGGCGGAATTCCTCGAGGCCTGCGGGCTCACCCCCGCCGCGCGGCCGGGTGGCGCCGAGCGCCGCGAGCTGGCCGAGGGGCTGTGCGGGAAGTACGGCTTTGCGCGGCTTTTGCTCACGCGCGGCCCCCGGGGCATGATCCTCTACACCCCCGGCGAGGAGCCTGTGCGCATCCGCGCGGCCGTGCGTGAAGTGGCGGACGTTTCCGGCGCGGGCGATACGGTGATCGCGGCCCTTGCGGCCTGCGTGGCCGGGGGCCTCGGCTGGGCCGAGAGCGCCGCGGTGGCCAATGCCGCCGCCGGGGTGGCCGTGGGCAAGGCCGGCACCGCGCCGGTTGCCCTGGCCGAGCTCAACGAGGCCCTGCGGGAGGGCATGGACAATCCCAAGCTCTTCGCGCTTCCGGCGCTCAGGCACAAGCTGGAGGAATGGCGGCGCCGCGGCGAGCGCATCGTCTTCACCAACGGCTGCTTCGACCTGCTCCACCCCGGGCACATCTCCCTTTTGCGCCAGGCCGCGGCCCTGGGCGACCGGCTGGTGGTGGGCCTCAATGCGGACGCCTCGGTGCGCCGGCTCAAGGGGCCCGAGCGCCCCATCCAGAACGAGACGAGCCGGGCCTTGCTGCTCGCGGCGTTGCAGGCCGTGGACGCGGTGGTGCTCTTCGGCGAGGACACGCCGGAGCGCCTCATCCATGAGGTAGCCCCGGACGTGCTCGTCAAGGGCAGCGACTACCGGGTGGAAAATGTGGTCGGCGCCGACTTCGTGCTCGGCCGCGGTGGCGAGGTGCATCTCGTGGACCTTGTGGACGGCTGCAGCACCACGGGCCTCGTGCGCAAGATGCGGCCCGCGCAGGGCGGCGACGCGGGGGGCGGCGCCCATGCCTGAGGCCGGCGTGCGCCATCTCATCGCCGCCGACATCGGGGGCACCAATTGCCGGCTGGCGCGCTTCGCGCTCGGCCCGGACGGCCGGCTCGCGCGCGAGCATTCGGCCTGGCTGGAGAGCCCGGATCTCTGCACCACCGAGCACCTGCTCGCCGCGCTGGAGCGCGAGCTTGAGCTGCATCCGGCCCGGGCGGACGCCACGGTGCTCGCCATCGCGGGGCCCGTGCATGACGGCCTCACCGGCGGCCTCACCAACGGCAGCCTCAGGGTGGACTTGCGCCCGCTGGCCGCGCGGGGGCAAGGCGTCTACCGCGTCATCAATGACTTTGTGGCCCAGGCTTGCGCCTGCCTCACGGAACTCGGCGACGAGGCGCGCCTGCTCTGGCCCGTGCCGCCTGCCCCTGGCCCCTTGCGCGCGCCGCGCGCGGTCATCGGCGCCGGCACCGGCCTCGGCGTGGCCTGCCTCTACCCGCTGGACATGGCAGTCGCCGGCGCCGGGGGCTGGCTCGTGGCGCCCTCGGAGGGCGGCCACATGGCCTTCCCTTTCGCGGGCGCGGAGGAGAACGCCTTTCATGAATTTTTGTGCACGGCGCTCGGTCTCGCCGTGGCGGAAGGGGACGACGTGCTCTCCGGCCGCGGCCTCGCGCTCCTGCACGAATTCCTCACCGGCGAGCGGCTCACGCCCGGCGAAGTGGGCCGCAAGGCCCTCTCGGCGCCCTCGCCGACCTTGAGCTGGTACGCCCGCTTCTACGGGCGCGCCTGCAGAAACCTCATGCTTTCCTGCCTCTCCACGGGCGGCCTGTGGATCGCCGGGGGCATCGCCGCCCGCAATCCCCTCTGCGTGGGCAGCCCGGAGTTTTTCGCCGAGCTCTTCGCCGAGCCCTCCTTCGCGCACTGGCTCCGGGAAATCCCGGTGCGCCTCATGGAAGACGACGAGAGCGGCCTCTGGGGCGCGGCCCAATATGGCCGCATGCTGCTCGAGCAGCCCTCCTCTACTTCCGCCACGCCCGCACGACACAGCTGACGGCGAACCAGGCGCAGGCCACGAGCACCACCGTGGCGCCGCTCGCCGTGGCGAGCCACTCCTGCGCGGACAGGAGCAGGCCCGCCGCGCCCGAGCTCACGCCCACGACCACCGACCACCAGAACATGCCCCCCGCGCTCCTGGCGAGGTTGCGCGCCGTGGCCGCCGGCACCACGAGCAGGGCCGTCATGAGCAGCACGCCCACGGCCCGCACCGAAAACATGACGACAAGCGCCAGCACGGCGGCGAAGAGATAGTTCCAGAAGGCCGTATGGATGCCCTCGACCCGTGCGGTCACCGGGCTCAGGGCCATGGCGAGCAGGCGGTTCCAGCCCATAAGCTCGAAGAGCAGCAGGAGGCCGAACAGCACGGCCAGCGCCGCCATTTCGCCGTCGCCCACGGTGAGGATGTCGCCGTAGAGGAATTGCCCCATCTGGCGGCCGAGGCCGCTGGCCCGGCTCACCACGGCGAGGCCGAAGGCCACCACGGCCGAAAAGATGATGCCGATGGCCGTATCCGCCGAGAGCCCGCTTGAGCGCTGCACGGCCATGACCGCGATGCCCACGAGCACCCCGAAGACAAGCATGGCCGTCTCCGGCGGCGCGCCGAGGATGAGCCCGAGCGCCACACCGGCGAAGGCCGAATGGCCCACGGCGTCCGAAAAAAAGGCCATGCGGAAGAGCGTCACCTGCACGCCGAGCATGGAGGTCATGGGCGTGAGCAACAGCAGCGCGAGCAGCGCGCGGCGCATGAAGCGCGGCTCGAGGCATTCAAAGGGCAGCACGGAGAGGGCGTCGCACGCGGCGGCCAGCAAGGATGTCATGGGGCGCTCCCGTCGCCAAGGCCCACGGGCAGCCGCCCCCGGTGGCCAGGCGCCGAAAGGGCGCCGCATTGCGGGCAGCCGGGGGCATCGAGGTCGCACTGGTCGGGATAGAGGTGGATGGGCACCCCGAAAAGCGAGAGCAGGAGCCGGGCGGTGAGGGTTTCGCGCGGGGGGCCCTGGGCCAGCATCCGCCCGTCAAGGCAGATGACGTGGGTGGCGTAGTGGGCCGCCAAGGGCAGGTTGTGGCTCACCATGATGAGCGTGAAGCCGCGCTCGCGCCGGGCCGCGTCCAGCACTTCCCAGAACAGGCGCTCGCCGTGCACGTCCACGCCGGCCTCGGCCTCGTCGAGCACGAGCAGGTCAGGGTCGTGCCCGAGGGCCGCGGCGAGGAGCACGCGACGCAATTCGCCGCCCGAGAGATCGCCCAGGCGCTGCCCCTCAAGGTCCGCCGCGTCCACGGTTTCGAGCAGGGCGCGCCCGCGCAGGCGCGCGCCGGCCGATACCCCGAGCCAGAGCGGGCGCCGCTGGGCTCCGAGCGCGAGAAATTCGCGCACGGTGAGCGGCAGCCCGCGTTCCACCACCAGTTGCTGCGGCACATGGGCCACGCGCTGCCCGCCCTCGAGGACGATGCGGCCGCTGTAGGCCCGCTCGCCCAGCAGGCAGTGGAGCAGGGTGGTCTTGCCCGCGCCGTTGGGGCCCATGAGCACGGTGGCGCCGCCCGCCGGGGCCACGGCGTCCACATCTGCAAGGATGGTGCGGCCGCCGGCCACGACGCCCACATGCTCGAAGCGCACCGCCGGCGCCGTGAGGCAGACCGTCTCTTTCCGGGGCTCAGGGAACATCGAAATACCGCCGCAGGGTCCCGGCATTGGCGCGCATGGCGCGTTCATAATAGTCGAGCGGC
This window of the Desulfovibrio sp. ZJ209 genome carries:
- a CDS encoding metal ABC transporter ATP-binding protein, which produces MFPEPRKETVCLTAPAVRFEHVGVVAGGRTILADVDAVAPAGGATVLMGPNGAGKTTLLHCLLGERAYSGRIVLEGGQRVAHVPQQLVVERGLPLTVREFLALGAQRRPLWLGVSAGARLRGRALLETVDAADLEGQRLGDLSGGELRRVLLAAALGHDPDLLVLDEAEAGVDVHGERLFWEVLDAARRERGFTLIMVSHNLPLAAHYATHVICLDGRMLAQGPPRETLTARLLLSLFGVPIHLYPDQCDLDAPGCPQCGALSAPGHRGRLPVGLGDGSAP
- a CDS encoding metal ABC transporter permease, whose protein sequence is MTSLLAAACDALSVLPFECLEPRFMRRALLALLLLTPMTSMLGVQVTLFRMAFFSDAVGHSAFAGVALGLILGAPPETAMLVFGVLVGIAVMAVQRSSGLSADTAIGIIFSAVVAFGLAVVSRASGLGRQMGQFLYGDILTVGDGEMAALAVLFGLLLLFELMGWNRLLAMALSPVTARVEGIHTAFWNYLFAAVLALVVMFSVRAVGVLLMTALLVVPAATARNLARSAGGMFWWSVVVGVSSGAAGLLLSAQEWLATASGATVVLVACAWFAVSCVVRAWRK
- the rfaE2 gene encoding D-glycero-beta-D-manno-heptose 1-phosphate adenylyltransferase; the protein is MDFSGTAILVAGDVMLDRYLAGDVARISPEAPVPVVRLEKRWSVPGGAGNVARNLSRLGVAARLVGLVGDDAEGRTLRAAVAAEGIEDALALSHDRATTSKTRILGHGQQLLRLDEERVTPLTPAELEPLRAAVARLLPGCGAVIISDYGKGVFLRREDGASLCADIMAQAKAAGVPVLVDPKGKDWSRYAGAACVTPNTAEFLEACGLTPAARPGGAERRELAEGLCGKYGFARLLLTRGPRGMILYTPGEEPVRIRAAVREVADVSGAGDTVIAALAACVAGGLGWAESAAVANAAAGVAVGKAGTAPVALAELNEALREGMDNPKLFALPALRHKLEEWRRRGERIVFTNGCFDLLHPGHISLLRQAAALGDRLVVGLNADASVRRLKGPERPIQNETSRALLLAALQAVDAVVLFGEDTPERLIHEVAPDVLVKGSDYRVENVVGADFVLGRGGEVHLVDLVDGCSTTGLVRKMRPAQGGDAGGGAHA
- a CDS encoding glycosyltransferase; translated protein: MAPVIIAKDLYKCYAGFAPVLRGVSLEVEAGEMVAIMGPSGCGKSTMLHILGLLHAPDAGSLTILGTDVLKLTREQTAAFRRGNLGFVMQSSNLFEHSTVFENVEFPLIYEKVPPQERWERVIRALELVRLSARVHYRSNRLSGGEQQRVAIARAMVNNPRILLADEPTGALDAKTSRLIMDNFRALCHSGGVSMVMVTHDPKMAEFCDSVYTLEDGILHCRKHELADLKEGATKSLLAAPDPIVRGALVAERFPEPSGQCLMEIAHHLHAAGLLSRIYAIRGSGLLGNPAGYALPLAVRRIGLWHAPAALGALVRRARASQSLWSLWRHMPHSRWGRGFFAQVWAFACGTLLARWGLQERIEFFYASGAGNQATASLVAARLLRLPFAFSVRAQDLSLNGADWAVKAQEAVFVRCDTEAVVRALRERLPGLPADKIVLLRDPLTLTPPEEEVETIPTPAGSAPEAVKPLELLAVGTIAPRKGYDLLLRACARLKQAGIDFRLAIVGQGPARLKLRWLSWRLGLRRLVRFAGEVAHEKMAETYRHTDIFVSPGIKTRKGEMDGLPSALAEAMAFGIAVVVSDLPGQLEAVENGVTGLVVPQNDVPALAQALERLAKDPEERKRLGAAARQRIHALLDAQASEEKLKELFIEAARSAARAKEGAGAAPGGAETSAAAGAGAPANAPGEVATSAPVGGSPGKGRPPAKKGR
- a CDS encoding glucokinase; amino-acid sequence: MPEAGVRHLIAADIGGTNCRLARFALGPDGRLAREHSAWLESPDLCTTEHLLAALERELELHPARADATVLAIAGPVHDGLTGGLTNGSLRVDLRPLAARGQGVYRVINDFVAQACACLTELGDEARLLWPVPPAPGPLRAPRAVIGAGTGLGVACLYPLDMAVAGAGGWLVAPSEGGHMAFPFAGAEENAFHEFLCTALGLAVAEGDDVLSGRGLALLHEFLTGERLTPGEVGRKALSAPSPTLSWYARFYGRACRNLMLSCLSTGGLWIAGGIAARNPLCVGSPEFFAELFAEPSFAHWLREIPVRLMEDDESGLWGAAQYGRMLLEQPSSTSATPARHS